A stretch of DNA from Triticum dicoccoides isolate Atlit2015 ecotype Zavitan chromosome 2A, WEW_v2.0, whole genome shotgun sequence:
NNNNNNNNNNNNNNNNNNNNNNNNNNNNNNNNNNNNNNNNNNNNNNNNNNNNNNNNNNNNNNNNNNNNNNNNNNNNNNNNNNNNNNNNNNNNNNNNNNNNNNNNNNNNNNNNNNNNNNNNNNNNNNNNNNNNNNNNNNNNNNNNNNNNNNNTTGCAAAATTAGTTTGATTCAACATTTTTGGTGTCACTAAATGTGCATACATCACATGATTCTGCCACGAGACGAGCTAGATCAAGCTCGTGCGTCGTCGGATGTGCTTCCATTTGGGCACAGTTGCAAAATACTAGTGGTTGGGGTGCCATCTGGTGGCACCGCTTGAGAGAAAGTTGTGCACACATTTTCATTTTGAGTCCTCGCCTTTGTCTAAAAAAACATCTCAGAAAAAAAAATCCTCACCTTGATCTGAAAAATGAAGtaaaaaagaaaaagtaaaaaattGCCACAATAGCCTACTAGAGAGCGCCACTTTGCATAACCCTCCATTTAAAAAAATACCAGAGGTCCTCACCTCCATCtaaaaaaatatatttaaaaataATCTCACCTTCATCTAATTTTTTTCAAAAGATTTATCACCACGGCCAACCAGTTTGCGTCACATGGCAtagctttttttttgagacaaacatgGCATAGCTGGTTGGTCGCCCTTCACGCATAGCGTAATGGGTTTAATTTTCGGGTTCAGAATTTGCGTTCTGTGAAGACGACAGCTTGAGTTTTCGGCCCGCAACACTAACACTTTCAGCCCACAGAACAATTTATCCCAATTTTATGTAGGCCGAAGTTGTATTCTGCAGCCCATTTATTGCTGTCGGCCCACTTACGCAGTACACACTGTGTCGTGCGGACTCCTACAGAGCAGCACACAGCCACAcacacagccgccgccgccgccagcaccgATGACGGAGAGCGGCCGGGAGATGGCCCTGCCGGCTATCCCCGACGAGCTCCTGGCGGAAATCCTCCTCCGCCTTCCCACCCCAGAGGACCTCATCCGCGCCTCCGCCGCCTGCGTCTCCATCCGCCGCCTCGTCGTCAACCGCGCCTTCCTCCGGCGCTTCCGCAAGCTCCACCCTCCGCCCCTCCTCGGCTTCGTCAACTACAAAGGCTTCCGCCCCGCCTTACCGCCTCACCCCTCCgcgccgtcgcccgcgccgccgACTTCGACTTCGCCTTCCTCCCCGCACCTGCCTTGGACTGGTCCGTGCGGGAAGTCCGCGACGGCCGCGTCCTCCTCGACAGACCCTGCCGGCACGCCGGTGATGGGCTCGGATCCGTCTTCAAGGAGATGGTGGTGTGCGACCCCCTGCACCGGCAGTATCTCCTGCTCCCCCCGCTCCCCGGTGACCTAGCCATTTCGATTGTTGTCGCGCTCGCGATTGAAGGGCCGTGCTTCGGCGAATCCTTCCTCGCCCCTCCCGGCGACGACGAGGAGGCAGCTGCTACTACTGAGGGGACGTCATTCAGAGTGATCTGGATGACGCTGCTCCAAACTAAGCCGATGGCCGCTGTCTTCTCCTCCGGCACAGGGCAATGGCAAACCCTGAGTCGGAGTGAGCCGTTACCTGGCTTTTTGTTATCCACGTGGAAGTTTTGGTTCGTGTCGCGCCATTACGCACATGGTTGCTTCTACTGGGTTTCAGGTACCAGTGAAAAATTGCTCGTGCTTGACATCCGGACAATGGAGTTCTCCATGGTTGACCACCCACCCTGCGCCAGATTTTCGGGCGATGAAGTGGCCATCGTCGAGGCAGGCCAAGGCATAACTCCGATGTTTGTGCCTAAACCGGACACATCTCGCCTAATTTATACTGTTTGGCGAAACAATGGTGGGAGTTCCACTCAGTGGCAAATGGAGAATGAGCCATTCTTGCTGGATTCTGGGTCCGTGATCAAGGGTGCGGTGGGTAGGCACTTGCTCCTATATTATGTTGGAAGCTCGTCAGTTGAGCGAGGTTGTTACACGCGGGACGTCGACACATTCCAGCTTGAGAGGGTGTGTGGTGCATATCCCGACCCGTCAGAAGCATATTGCAACTTCCCACCGTCGTTATTATCGTCGCCGACAGTGtcaagtggtaaactttctgttgtaTGCTAGTTACCTTCTTCCTTTCATAGTTATTACTATCACATAGATTGTCTGATCTTTCTACTccctcgtcccataatataagatcgtttttcaagctatgttagcttgagaaacgatcttatattgtgggacagagGAAGTAGTTTCTTACTGTGCTCAGTAATCATTATTTGCAAGGTTAAGTGGTTATTGGCTTTTTGTGCTTGTGGCAAAGCTGATCAAGCTAATTGTTATGTTTGTCTGTTCTATTTGCCATCTTGTACACTAGGAGTAACTTTTTAGATGCATCATAAAACCGTAGAAAAGCACCGGATGGTGCAATACCTTTGCCATGCCTTTAACCCTTTCTGCAACATGCATTGTTTTCTTTTGGTCCATTACATCTAAAAACCTTGTCACTGGGCAATTTCTTTTCATCCTATCCTGCATAAATGAAGCTCTTCCAAAGTCATCAAGTCAATCCATACAACCAGCTGAAATTTGCTGTCTGAATTAGTGCACTTGTCTCAGAGAACTACTTGCTACAATTCTA
This window harbors:
- the LOC119358370 gene encoding uncharacterized protein LOC119358370, which translates into the protein MTESGREMALPAIPDELLAEILLRLPTPEDLIRASAACVSIRRLVVNRAFLRLPPRLTASPLRAVARAADFDFAFLPAPALDWSVREVRDGRVLLDRPCRHAGDGLGSVFKEMVVCDPLHRQYLLLPPLPGDLAISIVVALAIEGPCFGESFLAPPGDDEEAAATTEGTSFRVIWMTLLQTKPMAAVFSSGTGQWQTLSRSEPLPGFLLSTWKFWFVSRHYAHGCFYWVSGTSEKLLVLDIRTMEFSMVDHPPCARFSGDEVAIVEAGQGITPMFVPKPDTSRLIYTVWRNNGGSSTQWQMENEPFLLDSGSVIKGAVGRHLLLYYVGSSSVERGCYTRDVDTFQLERVCGAYPDPSEAYCNFPPSLLSSPTVSSGTRHADAQGAGDDVLAPELQEADPGGVQGPVVAAAAQALNRLFVVEGTRHADIQGAGEPEVREADPGGVQGPVVAAATQALIPLFVVEGTPHADVVQGAEIDVLVPELREADPEGVQGPLVAAAAQAPDPLLVVENDDDAEAGHGGARRRR